Genomic window (Ammospiza caudacuta isolate bAmmCau1 chromosome 10, bAmmCau1.pri, whole genome shotgun sequence):
GGAGTCTCCTTGCAGGATGCTGCACCCCTTCCAGGAGAGCCTCTCATGCTTCCATGAGCACCCTGTGTTAGGCAGTGACCCTCACaactgccccagctgcagcacagcagctgctcctcatcgGGCAGGGTGTGTACAAAGCATCACAAACAGCCATTTTTGCCGGccatgtttttatttgtttttagttttaaaCAGGGGAGCCAATGATACATCCAGTATTTCAAAAAATCAGAAggtaaaacaaattttaaaaagaccGAGATGCTACATGCTATATTTAACCTAATTTTATTCATGCTTGCTTTGGAGGGGGGCTGGGAGTGGGACAGGAATCATTCGTAAAAACatacagtaaaaacaaaatgtCTCACCATATAGAACTTTAACCTACAGTAATGTTGTACCTTAATTATTTCCATGCACACAACTAACattacaaaatttttaaaaaatgaacacaaTTAAGACTTCTAGGAGCATTTGATAATAAAGCAATTCCTAATTTCTTTTGTAGAGATCAAGCACCTCCAATTACAAATTCCTATACACAGTGAGTGCTTTACTTgaaatgaaaactaaaaaataaaaataaaaatgtattggATAGCCTCAGAATAAGCCGATGTTAATATATATCCAGCTATGTAGGCAATAAAACCATAGTGCTAAACAAAAACTTTTATCTGAAAAGTAACTCAAAAATTGACTTTCTATAATTACAGAAATATACTTATttgctaaaataaataaaagtgctGCATATTAACACTTCACTATAAAGAATGCATACCAGAACATTTATAAATATTGAATGATTTTCAATAGGAATAGCTACTACAATAATGCTGGCTAAATAGAAGTGCATAATGAGAAGCACTATGGGTGGTTAATGTTTTGCCACATACTGCTGTTACCTTGAGGTAGATAACACATGCGTACCAAATTCTGCATTCATTTCAGTTGCTGCTGGTATCATGTGTCTAAGAAATGTGTAGAGTATGAAAAAACTCTAAAATACGcatgaatgaaaaaaatgtttcgGGAAAAATAGATATTCTCATGCAATTATGTACAGTCTCACTGTGTAAATTTCAAGGCAAGGTTCTTTTTCTGCAAAACATGGACACTGTTTTACTGagagaatgtttttttttacttggttTAGTGCATTTTTTTGTTACCTCCtgcattttgcattattttgctCTATTCTTTAATTTTGTGTGCAAACGACATGccagtttaaaaacaaaactaactCATGTATAGAAAGTAATTCTGGATTGTAAAAACAATGGTAAACAGAAAACTAACGAAATCCATACTAAAATTACACCATCTGATTcaagtaaaaaaattacttacactagtaataaaaaaagacaaacacaTCTCATGAATATAAAAGAAATGTCTGCTGAGTGTTTTAGTTTAGATGTTTCAGAATGCTGCTGTAGGTTTTGTGGGGAATCTGGGGAGATGATTTCATAGCAGAAGGCGTTAGCGTGGCCTGGATGGACTTGAGAGGCGAGCCAACAGGGCTGTGAAACTGAGGAATACCTATAGCCTCCAGCTGCTTGTTGAAGAGGAGCTCCCCACTGTTACTGAGAAAGccctcttctctttccttctccccaAGCTTCCCCTCTTCTACTGGCTCAGGTTCTAGCATTTCAGCATCTTCTTTCTTACTAAAAAATTTGTCCAAATAACTGGTgtaagtattttctttttcaacttGTTCATCTTTCCTTACCTCGCAACAGAACTGGTCTATGAGGAAGCACCCCTCCCCACCACTGACAAACTGACTGTCCCAAGAAGTTTGGTACAGAGCTTCTAACTGGGCCAAATTGGCCATTCCTTTctcctgcttctctctgctCACCGACTTCGATATTATTCCTTTCAACTCTATCTGAGACACTGAACTATTCAAGTCATTTAATTTATCAACATCAGTAGACTCATGTTGTAAACTAAGCTGGATGGTTTCTGCTATAAAAGAATCAAAGTCAAACCCCTGattcttctccctttctttttcaaCAAGTTGCTGTGATGCTTCCTCAAGTGCTATCTGAGCTTTCACCAACCCATTCTTTTCACATTTAGACTTGCCTTTCTTGTCAGACTTATCTTTGCTTTGTTCCTTCCAGTTTGAAAGATCTATAATAAGCTTGGGCTCATAGTAATGGTTAACTTCACTGTCTCGCCAAACTAAATTATCTAGGTATGAAGAGGACCTCATTTTGTAATTACAAGTGTGACTACATTCCAGATCACAATACTTGTTTTCATGGTGATCTGAGTACTGCCAGCAAGGCTCAGTAGAGAAGTGGGTGTCAAAGGCAGGATCCTCCAGGTACTTTTCACGATCTCCATCCAAATATTTGCGAGGATCCACTTGCACTTCTTCTTCATCAGTAACGTCAGAAAGAGCCCTTGGATCACGCTGAACTTCATCAGCTTCATAGTTATTATGAATAGGCCAGTCATGGTCTGAAAACTGACTGTCATGGTATCTGTAAAACAATTTCCTGTGTTAGCAGCTAAAAACAGTCCTCTGGCTCCCAAACAGAGACAGTCAAGCCCTTACAAAATAATGACAACTCAACACAAAGCTCTTTCTTAATCCAACTGGGTACCTCTTCcaagtttttaatttaatctagcaaaaagaaacagaattatGTACAACAGCTCGCTCCATGTACAGAACTTTTTCTAAAGTGTGTTTATTTGACTTAAAATGACTACTGTGAAATCTCTTTACTACAATGTGCATTAAGCATTAGACAAAACAATCATAATTAAAACTCTCTCTCCttaaacaaaatttatttttagagaagtattttggggaagaaaaaaataatggaaatattaACTTTAGATTCTAGACTCCTGAGTGCAACTCAGGAATCCATCAGCATATCCAAGTCACATCTAATGGATTATAAATCCAATGATATTGCtgtaagaaaataagaaaattttattcTCAGGTCAACTCAAAAGGAAGAaacatagaaaaagaaataatgccCATGAAGCAATGTCACTTCAAGCACAAACCCATCCAGTTACATTACCACAGTAAGTGATAAATTTACCTTTCCCAATTATAAATATGGCTGTGACTTTCATCCATTAGCAGAATATCATCAACCTCATCTTCAATGTGAAAAGGATGACTTGAAATAGGCTCATCCGTTGGAAAGGAATAAATGCTCATATAAGGATGGGACAAAGCTTCTTCTGCTGTCAATCGATCCATGGGACTAAATGTCAAAATTTGCTCCAGAAAGTCCAGTGCTGTAGAATATAAGCTATCATTAAATGGGAAATTTCTGACATTTAGAACCTAATATTAAGGTGCAGTGCTTTGCTCTAGAGCCCTCTAGTTGTTTCTAAGTAGCTGCCTGTGAAGTATCAGCTACTGACAGTACAGTGCCAAATACGCATCCTGCAGCCATCAGGACAGAGAAAGAAGTCAAATCTAAGATCAGCCATAATTTAATGCATAAAAAACCAGCAAGAGACAGAAAGCTTCAAGCTGAATCAGTATCCACCAATGGCTACCAGGAAACACTGCTGCTACTTTGGCTGGGAgactcttttttaaaaatctgaaagacAGTCTTTCTATAGTGACTCCATTCCAATGTTCCCTTGTATTTAATAGGCCAGCGTCTCAAAAGAGCAATTCCAATGCAAATAGGTTCATCAAAGATTGACAATTCTACTCTAAAGATAACCAAGCAGCCATCATGGAGGTAAATTTTTGTTATTAGGGCAGAAGACAATCCTTCTTCAGAGAACACAGATTCTTCTAACTGAAACTTGCTTTTTACAATCACACGGCCTGCACCTCAAAGCTGCACACTTCTTGATGATTTTTGAAACATCAAAACATTGAATCAATGAGTTTTTATTACTTACCTTCAGGACTGATGCCTGGAAGCAACTGAGTTAAAGGTTTGTGTGGCTCAGTCATATCATTTCTAATGTAAACTGGAATTACATTGAGAAGCTCCTGACGGTCCTCCTCATGTACGACAGGAATTGATTCTAGAATCAACTGCATCTGTTCAAGTTCATGTGCACCTgagcaccaaaacaaaacacaagctGCCATTTCAACTTTAAACATTTCTAATCCCTGTATATGAAAGGCATGTCAAAATTTTGTGCTCTGAGTAACTATTTCCAGTAAAAGATTATAATCTCCTGCAACAGAGGAAAGGCTAAAGTTCTGAATTTAAATGATAATAAATCTGAAGAGCTCTCAGGAAATGCTGTGGCATATGAAGAATTACAGAGCTGCTACTCACAGATAAAGAGATCTAACATTAAGCTTTTGTAAGGGTGTTTTCACCATGGATGAGGTTCTCTACAGCAATACCCTTTTTATTATACACTCTATACTGCTATCCTCCCCTTTCAACTGATCTACCTCATTAATACAGTATGTGACCTCACTTGGAATTGTATGTCCCTCACTAATAAAAACAGCAGTAGTTTAGCTGAAAGACATTTTGCAGGCCACAACCATTTGTATTAATATTCTACTCTGAAATCCTGCATTAACTGTCAAGTACAAGACAAAAATCACCTGTTGGTTACATAGAGTGATGCTCTTTTTGAAAATAGTACTCTATTATGATTGAAATTACAGTACTCTTTCAGCACTGCCTGAAGTTTCCCTGGGTAAGAACAATAAGGGCCTACACAGCAGGTCAGTTTTGAATAATGAATAGCATCTATTTTCAGTACTGGAGTACCCAGAAATACAACCTGCCAACTTCAGCTCGTTGTTCAGCTCCAAGGAGGATGTAGGATCCTAGAGACTCAACTAGCAGATAAAATTATATAGGATTATTTGCATGCCGACGTTTCCTTCCTTCACCAAGCTGCTCTGGGCAATCACAAACAATACTGATGTATGTGACAACACATATAAAAATACATGGGGCCAAACAAGAGACTCTACCATCTCCAAACTTCTCAGTTCACTTCagtgcctgcacagcacagcagtcTGCACTGCACATCCTATCACACACCTGACAGGCAAAGTCACTGCAGAAAATCTGACAAAGCTCCCCAAATGAATCAGTACTACTTTGTGTTAATGTCTTTACTGGACTGAAAGAGCTGTTTTGTTCTACTTCAGAATACAACAAATTACTTAATATGATCTATCAGATGTTATATTGCTTGTAATTTGCTGGAAAATAGATTCTATTGGGTAATGAGTACCATCCTAAAATTTAATCAGCTTTCTGTCCACCATCAGGGAAATAACCATTGTAAAATATTCATTTAGAACAAAGAGGTAGAGAAGTTGTTTGGAAAAGCTACTGAATTCCACTGTCTCAACTTCCTTTCCCTCACTTGTTCCAGGTACTCTGCAATATTAATCTGTATTCTTCCTTCCCATTCTCATCAGCTTTCTGAACAGCAGGATTCCTAAGGGATGGTTCAGAAGGAGACAGGATGTTGCAATTAACCAAATCAAATCCTCCAAACAACTCTGCAGAAGAACTATTCAGAGTCTCAGGGCAGAATAACTATCATATCTCCAACCATCTTCCCTTTCCAAATGATGTCAAGAAATCCATGTTTCTTTAGATTAGAAAACCATGGCAATGCTAAATTTTCAGAGGGACACATCTAcgtctaaaatatttttaaagtatctaCTCAATGCAATTAGTGCATACAAACAAGCCTAGAAATTTAGGATTTTGGTGACTAAGACCAAGTTTTTTAACAGAATTCTAACTCTCTGCACAGCAATTGGGCCAATAAAAATTGTGACAAATACCAATGatactcaaaagaaaaaaaacccaaaatgctgGCAGTTGTGATCAGTCTATGCTGAATGATGGAATCTGCAGACTTTCTCCCAGCCCAATAAATCTTGTATCAGCCAAGCATTTTATACTCTGGGGACATTACTCCAGTAGTTAGTAACTCAAAGAGTGAAAACCTCACTGCATGTTAAGAGAAGCCTCTGCATGTATTAATCACTGATTTATACTGAATAATGCTTTCAATTGACAGTTCTTAATGGGAAGAAGCTCTTAATTCCATTGCCTTTTCATGCAAAGCTAAGAATGACTGCAGAGGTGTGCTTTCAGTCCACAGTCCTTGCATCTAAAGGAATGTGAACTTTGAAATGCAAGCTTAGCTCTCAGAAGTTTTATCTGTATTACTCCTATAATTCAGGCCAACAGGAGCAAATCCAAGAGTGATCCTGAATGAGACAACTGCTGCTGAGGCCCCAGGGTGCACAAAAATAAGCATTTCAGAGGTATTTCTGCAGTTTGCTCATCTGCTCCCATGCACTGAGTGCTTGTCAGCAGGTGGTGATCTCCTATAGTGCAAATAACAGTTTCACTTTACCTAAAATGCTCTAGTTTGTGCTCTGAGCTAGGTCAGCAACATGGTACAGGATGGCCACCAGGAGATGGGCTCCAGAAATTTCCTCCCGATCCTAACCAAAGCTCTAATGTCAATGCACCATGAGACCAGAGCATTGCTTCCTATCTTGCCTGAAACAGTTGAAAGTTGCACATTTCCTTGCTGTACTGCACTAAATTTTACACCTTTAAATCTATGCCCTTGGGgcttaataatttaaaatatagagAAGCAAGAAGTGATTAGGTtgactacattaaaaaaaataaattttatgcATATTATACTCAGGGTATTCATAAACTTCAAATACTCCCTGGATACACCAATTCACACACGTATCAGAACACTTCTTAAGCAACCAATAAATTTAGCTTAACACAATTACAGTAATATTTACCATGTATGACTCCTACAATAAATTGTGATATTTATCTAAATACACACCAATACAAGTAAGGAAACTGAAATGTCTTCTTCTTTACAGATACATCAATTTATAGTTTATATAAGTGCACAATAATATAGCATATCCTGATAGTCCATGACTACTGATGTTAGCCACAATAATCAATCTTTCCTGAGGAAGATAATTAAGTAGTGCCACTCCTTTCATGAATATACCACTGATTTTATTCTACCCACCTGCAAAGAGGGTTTTCCCAGTCAGCATTTCAGCAAAGATGCAACCTGCAGCCCACATGTCAATGGCTTTAGTGTAGTTGTTAGGAGAAAGCAAAAGCCGGGGCGATCTGTACCATTTAGTAACCAATCCTTCAGAAAGATGGCCctaatgaaattaattaaaaaattttattagATTTTGAAGActtatgtttttaatttattttttaatgcactcctaacaggatttttttagtctcaAAGTCCCAGCAATTATATTGTGTGCATTCTACTAAACCTTCTTTCtacctttaaaaatatctttgtaaGTGAACAGCAACCATATACAAATATGACACTATTTATTAGTCAAATGAGGTACTGCAGCAAAACTTTCTCATTCCCAGATGCCAAAAAATGCAGAGATGATACTGAACCCTTTTGAAACACCTAGACCAGGAGGACAGTATCTCTAAACCAATCCCCCAAAACAGCCACACTTGCACTATGAATGCACTGCTAATAATCTTATCTAAGGCttctataattaaatataactAAATGTTGCTCTTAATCTCAGGTTCTGTCTTCACTGTTAAAACCTTTGCTTTTCTGAACCcatttagtaaaaaaaaaaaaataaaatttatgcTTGCAGTAGTTCTATCACCATGCTAAGGACACCCTCCACAGCCTATCTACCTGTGCAGAAGGGAGAAATGCTATTTTAAGAGGGAACAGTTGTCAAAGCATTTCTTAGATATTCCCACTCTCTGCATACCTTGTGGGAATAATGAGGATCCATGATTCGTGCAAGGCCAAAGTCACCAATCTTCAGCACCAAGTCTTCAGTATTAATGAAAAGATTAGCTGGTTTGAGATCTCTATGCAGAACATTTGCAGAGTGAATATACTTGAGCCCACGTAGCAGCTGGTACATGAAAAGTCTGGCATGATCTTCCAGTAAAGGGCCTTGCTCTAGCAAATTAGCCAGATCTGTCTCCATGTATTCCTGGACAATGTAAACACAGTTCAATTCTGTCAGGGAGCCCACATCATCTGTTAACTGGCTTCCACTGGGACCAAGAATTTCAAATACTTTGACAATGTTGTCGTGGTCAAGTCTTCTAATAATTTTGATCTCACGTAGAGCATGTTTAACACTCTGGGGATCTGTAAGGACAATTTTCTTGACAGCTACTCTTTTGTCACAGTCATTATCGACAGCAGAAAAAACTAAGCCGTTTCCACCACAGCCCAGTGGTTTTAAGTCCATATACCGAGAGCCCAGATCAAAACCATGAATGTTCATGAGACTTTCaaatttttctgccattttaaaattctttacttttttcctcAAACTACTAAGCTTCTGTAAACACACGGAGACACTTCCACTGGTATCTGAAGGAAAGGTCTTagagaaagggagaagaaacactTGGCTTTGACTGCAAGATGGTTTCTTGACACTCTCATTTCATTATGAGCCAGCCAGGCCTGTTGTGTCCCCTTGAATTTAGAGCCTGTAAGCTCTAGAACTCAAACCGAGCATAAGATCGAAAGATTGCAGCATTCATAGTTCAAGAAAggtgcagcatttctgcagacATTAAAGAAAATACTCACAAGAAACTCAAACGGAATGAAATGACATACTATGCACT
Coding sequences:
- the MAPK6 gene encoding mitogen-activated protein kinase 6, translating into MAEKFESLMNIHGFDLGSRYMDLKPLGCGGNGLVFSAVDNDCDKRVAVKKIVLTDPQSVKHALREIKIIRRLDHDNIVKVFEILGPSGSQLTDDVGSLTELNCVYIVQEYMETDLANLLEQGPLLEDHARLFMYQLLRGLKYIHSANVLHRDLKPANLFINTEDLVLKIGDFGLARIMDPHYSHKGHLSEGLVTKWYRSPRLLLSPNNYTKAIDMWAAGCIFAEMLTGKTLFAGAHELEQMQLILESIPVVHEEDRQELLNVIPVYIRNDMTEPHKPLTQLLPGISPEALDFLEQILTFSPMDRLTAEEALSHPYMSIYSFPTDEPISSHPFHIEDEVDDILLMDESHSHIYNWERYHDSQFSDHDWPIHNNYEADEVQRDPRALSDVTDEEEVQVDPRKYLDGDREKYLEDPAFDTHFSTEPCWQYSDHHENKYCDLECSHTCNYKMRSSSYLDNLVWRDSEVNHYYEPKLIIDLSNWKEQSKDKSDKKGKSKCEKNGLVKAQIALEEASQQLVEKEREKNQGFDFDSFIAETIQLSLQHESTDVDKLNDLNSSVSQIELKGIISKSVSREKQEKGMANLAQLEALYQTSWDSQFVSGGEGCFLIDQFCCEVRKDEQVEKENTYTSYLDKFFSKKEDAEMLEPEPVEEGKLGEKEREEGFLSNSGELLFNKQLEAIGIPQFHSPVGSPLKSIQATLTPSAMKSSPQIPHKTYSSILKHLN